The Peromyscus maniculatus bairdii isolate BWxNUB_F1_BW_parent chromosome 6, HU_Pman_BW_mat_3.1, whole genome shotgun sequence genome has a segment encoding these proteins:
- the Slc33a1 gene encoding acetyl-coenzyme A transporter 1 isoform X1 → MSPTISHKDSSRQRRPGMFSHALDMKSGPLPPGGWDESHSDLVGGEGDREALLGDAGPGDIPKAPRSYRAELSSILLLLFLYVLQGIPLGLAGSIPLILQSKNVSYTDQAFFSFVFWPFSLKLLWAPLVDAVYFKNFGRRKSWLVPTQYILGIFMIYLSTQVDHMLGNTDGRTPDVVALTVTFFLFEFLAATQDIAVDGWALTMLSRENVGYASTCNSVGQTAGYFLGNVLFLALESADFCNKYLRFQPQPRGIVTLSDFLFFWGTVFLITTTLVALLKKENKEVSIVKEETQGITDTYKLLFEIVKMPAVLTFCLLILTSKIGFSAADAVTGLKLVEEGVPKEHLALLAVPMVPLQIILPLIISKYTAGPQPLNIFYKAMPYRLLLGLEYALLVWWTPKVEHQGGFPIYYYIIVLLSYALHQVTLYSMYVSIMAFNAKVSDPLIGGTYMTLLNTVSNLGGNWPSTVALWLVDPLTVKECVGASNQNCRTPDAIELCKKLGGSCVTALDGYYVESIICVFIGFSWWFFLGPKFKKLQDEGPSSWKCKRNN, encoded by the exons ATGTCACCGACCATCTCCCACAAGGACAGCAGTCGGCAGCGGCGGCCAGGCATGTTCAGCCACGCTCTGGATATGAAGAGTGGCCCGCTGCCGCCGGGCGGCTGGGATGAGAGTCACTCGGACTTGGTGGGCGGGGAGGGGGACCGAGAAGCTCTTCTTGGAGATGCCGGCCCTGGTGACATCCCAAAAGCCCCGCGGAGCTACAGAGCCGAACTAAGTAGCATTTTGTTACTGCTCTTTCTTTACGTGCTTCAGGGCATCCCCTTGGGGCTGGCGGGGAGCATCCCACTCATTTTGCAGAGCAAAAATGTTAGCTATACAGACCAGGCTTTCTTCAGTTTTGTCTTCTGGCCTTTCAGCCTTAAGTTGCTCTGGGCGCCCTTGGTGGACGCTGTCTACTTTAAGAACTTCGGTCGTCGCAAGTCCTGGCTTGTCCCTACTCAGTATATACTAGGAATCTTCATGATATATTTATCCACTCAGGTGGACCATATGCTCGGAAATACTGATGGCAGAACACCTGATGTGGTTGCTCTCACTGtgacattctttttgtttgaatTCCTGGCCGCCACACAGGACATCGCTGTGGATGGTTGGGCGTTAACTATGTTATCCCGGGAAAATGTGGGCTATGCTTCCACGTGCAATTCTGTGGGCCAAACAGCAGGCTATTTTTTGggcaatgttttgtttttggctcttGAATCTGCTGATTTTTGTAACAAATATTTGCGGTTTCAGCCTCAACCCAGAGGAATCGTTACCCTTTCAG attttctttttttctggggaaCTGTGTTTTTAATAACAACGACATTAGTAGCtcttctgaaaaaagaaaacaaggaagtgtcaatagtaaaagaagaaacacaagggATCACAGATACTTACAAGCTGCTGTTTGAAATTGTAAAAATGCCAGCAGTTCTGACATTTTGCCTTCTGATTCTAACTTCAAAG ATTGGCTTTTCAGCAGCAGATGCCGTGACAGGCCTGAAACTGGTCGAAGAGGGAGTGCCTAAAGAGCACCTGGCCTTACTGGCCGTTCCGATGGTCCCTCTGCAGATAATCCTGCCACTGATCATCAGCAAGTACACTGCAGGGCCCCAGCCACTGAACATATTTTACAAAGCCATGCCCTACAG attaTTACTTGGATTAGAATATGCCCTGCTTGTTTGGTGGACTCCTAAAGTAGAGCATCAAGGAGGATTCCCCATCTACTACTATATTATAGTGCTGCTGAGTTATGCCTTACATCAG GTCACGCTGTACAGCATGTATGTGTCGATAATGGCTTTCAATGCCAAGGTCAGTGACCCTCTTATTGGAGGAACATACATGACCCTTTTAAATACTGTGTCCAACCTCGGAGGAAACTGGCCGTCTACAGTAGCTCTCTGGCTCGTAGATCCTCTCACAGTGAAGGAGTGTGTAGGAGCATCAAACCAGAATTGTCGAACACCCGATGCCATCGAA ctctGCAAAAAACTTGGAGGCTCGTGTGTGACGGCTCTGGATGGTTATTATGTGGAATCCATTATCTGTGTTTTCATTGGATTTAGTTGGTGGTTCTTTCTTGgtccaaaatttaaaaagttacagGATGAAGGACCATCTTCATGGAAGTGCAAAAGGAACAATTAA
- the Slc33a1 gene encoding acetyl-coenzyme A transporter 1 isoform X2 produces the protein MWAMLPRAILWAKQQAIFWAMFCFWLLNLLIFVTNICGFSLNPEESLPFQIGFSAADAVTGLKLVEEGVPKEHLALLAVPMVPLQIILPLIISKYTAGPQPLNIFYKAMPYRLLLGLEYALLVWWTPKVEHQGGFPIYYYIIVLLSYALHQVTLYSMYVSIMAFNAKVSDPLIGGTYMTLLNTVSNLGGNWPSTVALWLVDPLTVKECVGASNQNCRTPDAIELCKKLGGSCVTALDGYYVESIICVFIGFSWWFFLGPKFKKLQDEGPSSWKCKRNN, from the exons ATGTGGGCTATGCTTCCACGTGCAATTCTGTGGGCCAAACAGCAGGCTATTTTTTGggcaatgttttgtttttggctcttGAATCTGCTGATTTTTGTAACAAATATTTGCGGTTTCAGCCTCAACCCAGAGGAATCGTTACCCTTTCAG ATTGGCTTTTCAGCAGCAGATGCCGTGACAGGCCTGAAACTGGTCGAAGAGGGAGTGCCTAAAGAGCACCTGGCCTTACTGGCCGTTCCGATGGTCCCTCTGCAGATAATCCTGCCACTGATCATCAGCAAGTACACTGCAGGGCCCCAGCCACTGAACATATTTTACAAAGCCATGCCCTACAG attaTTACTTGGATTAGAATATGCCCTGCTTGTTTGGTGGACTCCTAAAGTAGAGCATCAAGGAGGATTCCCCATCTACTACTATATTATAGTGCTGCTGAGTTATGCCTTACATCAG GTCACGCTGTACAGCATGTATGTGTCGATAATGGCTTTCAATGCCAAGGTCAGTGACCCTCTTATTGGAGGAACATACATGACCCTTTTAAATACTGTGTCCAACCTCGGAGGAAACTGGCCGTCTACAGTAGCTCTCTGGCTCGTAGATCCTCTCACAGTGAAGGAGTGTGTAGGAGCATCAAACCAGAATTGTCGAACACCCGATGCCATCGAA ctctGCAAAAAACTTGGAGGCTCGTGTGTGACGGCTCTGGATGGTTATTATGTGGAATCCATTATCTGTGTTTTCATTGGATTTAGTTGGTGGTTCTTTCTTGgtccaaaatttaaaaagttacagGATGAAGGACCATCTTCATGGAAGTGCAAAAGGAACAATTAA